The following are encoded in a window of Sebastes umbrosus isolate fSebUmb1 chromosome 7, fSebUmb1.pri, whole genome shotgun sequence genomic DNA:
- the LOC119490961 gene encoding LOW QUALITY PROTEIN: scavenger receptor cysteine-rich type 1 protein M160-like (The sequence of the model RefSeq protein was modified relative to this genomic sequence to represent the inferred CDS: deleted 1 base in 1 codon) has product MSMQLNLQRSHLDERFSRKLQAATPQTKHSARSKGHVLNGRCTSTSSLCLHVSLSLSSSPDSVRLVNGKSLCSGRLEVKSNQSWSSVCEDDFDLQDAEVVCRELGCGAPSVLQGALYGDVEAPVWTKEFQCGGHESALLDCDSSDSDRNTCSPGKAVGLTCSELHNVRLVGGSSRCAGELEMKQRGYWRPVYDPMSDWNLKTADEVCRKLDCGSAVSTGRRESDLDKRIWLIRSTCLQSKSAVRECILTDSHTSYSSLEINCSESVRLVNGKSLCSGRLEVKSNQSNQSWSSVCEDDFDLQDAEVVCRELGCGAPSVLQGALYGDVEAPVWTKEFQCGGHESALLDCDSSDSDRNTCSPGKAVGLICSVCSEPDDVRLVGGTSHCVGRLEMKHKGEWRPVDYFFYKWDLMSAAVVCKQLDCGSVLSTGRRDDSDQRHAWIISSSCGQSESSIRECVSTRPGSSRNVLKVTCSDSIRLVNGKSLCSGRLEVKSHQSNQSWSSVCEDDFDLQDAEVVCRELSCGAPSVLQGALYGDVKAPVWTKEFQCGGHESALLDCDSSDSDRNTCSPGKAVGLTCSEPDDIRLLGGSSRCDGTPEMKQHGEWRPVHDELFEWEQMLAAAVCNRLDCGSAVSTNINTSSSWKSVWLIQRSCVESHLMLRECLRLRSDTRSSDSLEVICSDFLVQPNISFATFIDGVSEANQQGLQVLMGSSFTISCSILPQYPGGSFQLILTTSATSQNHTLPAVNHSAHFLFSAAEPAHRGEYRCVYHLYVFSYNFSSESQPLHLTVSASVTDLIIRLVVLLVLMVLMVGSNAAVYCYCKAPRGQKPRREDNMELDHLGGAGDLLGEEAGAQGTEYPDYIRLLGEASRCAGKLEMKNHGEWRPVASTDWDHEIPDTLQTATCRQLDCDLLAQPIISLSPSTDGVSEAKQQGLQVLMGSNFTITCSIEPQYPGGSFQLIFTTSNTAQNYTLPAVNHSAHFLFSAAEPAHRGEYRCVYHLYVFSLNFSSDCLSVLGVVVLMSLKIDAIRLVGGSRRCSGELDVKHQGVWRGVDHRYWDLKSADRVCRYLDCGSVVRTSSTTHPSSPSWTIPPSCLKSESRLKKCLEEWSPNLSFPTILVIICSDSVRLVNGKSLCSGRLEVKSNQSWSSVCKDDFDLQDAEVVCRELGCGAPSVLQGALYGDVEAPVWTKEFQCGGHESALLDCDSSDSDRNTCSPGKAAGLTCSELHNVRLVGGSSRCTGELEMKQQGYWRPVDDPMSVWNLKTADEMCRKLDCGSAVSTGRRKSDFDKPIWWIRSTCLQSKSAVRECISTHSETSRFNLEINCSESIRLVNGKSLCSGRLEVKSNQSNQSWSSVCEDDFDLQDAEVVCRELGCGAHSVLQGALYGDVEAPVWTKEFQCGGHESALLDCDSSDSDRNTCSPGKAVGLICSGRISILMQVTLLLLLITLLSCSEPDDVRLVGGTSHCVGRLEMKHKGEWRPVDYFFYKWDLMSAAVVCKQLDCGSVLSTGSRDDSDPLHAWMISSSCGLSESSIRECVSIRPGPSSKSLEVTCSDSIRLVNGKSLCSGRLEVKSHQSSQSWSSACEDDFDLQDAEVVCRELGCGAPSVLQGALYGDVEAPVWTKEFQCGGHESALLDCDSSDSDRNTCSPGKAVGLTCSEHDDIRLLGGASRCDGTLEMKQHGEWRPVADRDFEWDQMLAAAVCNRLDCGSAVSTNISTNSSEKLVWWIQSSCVESHLMLRECLELPSYRRSFNSLEVICSDILTQPNISFATFIDGVSEANQQGIQVLMGSSFTISCSILPQYPGGSFQLILTTSATSQNHTLPAVNHSAHFLFSAAEPAHRGEYRCVYHLYVFSYNFSSESQPLHLTVSASVTDLTIRLVVLLVLMVLMVGSNAAVYCYCKAPRGQKPRREDNMELDHLGGAGDLLGEEAGAQGTE; this is encoded by the exons ATGAGCATGCAGCTGAATCTCCAACGCAGCCA tttggatgagcggttctcgagaaagctgcaagcagcaacaccacagacCAAACATTCAGCCCGTTCTAAAGGACATGTTTTGAACGGGCGCTGCACTAGTActtcatctctctgtctgcatgtttctctttctctctcttcttctccagactctgtcaggctggtgaatgggaAGAGTCTGTGTTCAGGCAGACTAGAGGTGAAGTCCAACCAGTcgtggtcctcagtgtgtgaagaTGACTTTGACCTGCAGGATGCTgaggtggtctgtagggagcttggctgtggggctccttcagtcctccagggggcgCTCTATGGAGACGTGGAGGCTCCAGtgtggaccaaagagttccagtgtggaggccatgagtctgctctcctggactgtGACAGCTCAGACTCAGatagaaacacctgctcacctggcaaagctgttggactcacctgttcag AGCTCCATAATGTCCGGCTGGTGGGAGGATCCAGTCGCTGTGCTGGTGAACTGGAGATGAAACAACGGGGATACTGGAGACCAGTGTATGACCCAATGTCTGACTGGAATCTAAAGACAGCAGATGAAGTGTGTAGAAAActggactgtggctctgctgtttcaaCAGGGCGGAGAGAGAGTGACCTTGACAAACGTATATGGTTGATTAGATCAACTTGTCTTCAGTCCAAGTCTGCAGTTAGGGAGTGTATATTGACAGACTCTCACACTTCCTATTCCAGCCTGGAGATCAACTGTTCAG AATCCgtcaggctggtgaatgggaAGAGTCTGTGttcaggcagactggaggtgaagtcCAACCAGTCCAACCAGTcgtggtcctcagtgtgtgaagaTGACTTTGACCTGCAGGATGCTgaggtggtctgtagggagcttggctgtggggctccttcagtcctccagggggcgCTCTATGGAGACGTGGAGGCTCCAGtgtggaccaaagagttccagtgtggaggccatgagtctgctctcctggactgtGACAGCTCAGACTCAGatagaaacacctgctcacctggcaaagctgttggactcatCTGCTCAG TCTGTTCAGAGCCTGATGACGTCCGGTTGGTTGGAGGAACCAGCCACTGTGTCGGTAGACTTGAGATGAAACACAAGGGAGAATGGAGACCAGTGGACTACTTCTTCTATAAGTGGGACCTGATGTCTGCAGCTGTTGTGTGCAAACAGCTGGACTGTGGTTCTGTTCTTTCAACAGGAAGAAGAGATGATTCGGACCAACGACATGCATGGATAATCAGTTCTTCCTGTGGTCAGTCTGAGTCTTCAATCAGGGAATGTGTATCAACACGGCCTGGTTCTTCCCGTAACGTTCTGAAggtcacctgctcag ACTCTAtcaggctggtgaatgggaAGAGTTTGTGttcaggcagactggaggtgaagtcTCACCAGTCCAACCAGTcgtggtcctcagtgtgtgaagaTGACTTTGACCTGCAGGATGCTgaggtggtctgtagggagcttagctgtggggctccttcagtcctccagggggcgCTCTATGGAGACGTGAAGGCTCCAGtgtggaccaaagagttccagtgtggaggccatgagtctgctctcctggactgtGACAGCTCAGACTCAGatagaaacacctgctcacctggcaaagctgttggactcacctgttcag AGCCTGATGATATCAGGTTGTTAGGAGGATCCAGTCGCTGTGATGGTACGCCAGAGATGAAACAACATGGAGAGTGGAGACCAGTGCATGATGAACTCTTTGAATGGGAGCAGATGTTAGCAGCTGCAGTGTGTAATCGACTGGACTGTGGTTCTGCTGTTTCAACAAACATAAACACCAGTTCTTCATGGAAGTCTGTGTGGTTGATCCAGCGTTCTTGTGTTGAGTCTCATTTGATGCTACGGGAGTGTTTAAGGCTACGTAGTGACACGAGAAGCTCCGACAGCCTGGAGGTGATCTGCTCAG ATTTTCTGGTTCAGCCAAACATCTCCTTCGCTACCTTCATTGACGGGGTTTCTGAGGCCAATCAGCAGGGGCTTCAGGTGCTCATGGGCTCCAGCTTCACCATCAGCTGCTCCATCCTGCCACAGTACCCAGGAGGCTCCTTCCAGCTTATTCTGACCACCTCAGCTACATCACAGAACCACACCctgccagctgtcaatcactctgccCACTTCCTGTTCTCTGCTGCAGAGCCCGCCCACCGAGGGGAGTACCGCTGTGTTTATCACCTCTATGTTTTCTCCTATAACTTCTCATCTGAGAGCCAGCCGCTCCATCTCACTGTCTCAG CCTCTGTAACAGATCTGATCATCAGACTGGTTGTCCTCCTGGTGCTGATGGTGCTGATGGTGGGGTCCAATGCTGCCGTGTATTGCTACTGCAAG GCCCCCAGAGGGCAGAAACCAAGACGAGAGGACAACATGGAGCTGGATCACCTCGGTGGTGCTGGTGACTTGCTGGGTGAAGAGGCAGGAGCCCAGGGGACAGAGT ATCCAGACTATATCAGGTTGTTGGGAGAGGCCAGCCGCTGTGCTGGTAAACTGGAGATGAAAAACCACGGAGAGTGGAGGCCAGTGGCCAGCACTGACTGGGACCATGAAATTCCTGACACGCTGCAGACTGCAACGTGTCGACAGTTGGATTGTG ACTTGCTGGCTCAGCCaatcatctccctctctccctccactgACGGGGTCTCCGAGGCCAAGCAGCAGGGGCTTCAGGTGCTCATGGGCTCCAACTTCACCATCACATGCTCTATTGAACCACAGTACCCAGGAGGCTCCTTCCAGCTCATCTTCACCACCTCCAACACAGCACAGAACTACACCctgccagctgtcaatcactctgccCACTTCCTGTTCTCTGCTGCAGAGCCCGCCCACCGAGGGGAGTACCGTTGTGTTTATCACCTCTATGTTTTCTCCCTTAACTTCTCATCTGACTGTCTCAG CGTGCTGGGTGTGGTGGTACTGATGTCTCTGA AGATTGATGCTATCCGGTTGGTGGGAGGATCCAGACGCTGTTCTGGTGAACTAGATGTGAAGCACCAGGGAGTTTGGAGAGGAGTGGATCACCGTTACTGGGACCTGAAGTCAGCAGACAGAGTTTGTAGATATCTGGACTGTGGTTCTGTGGTTCGGACTTCCTCAACAACACATCCATCTTCACCTTCATGGACGATCCCACCTTCCTGTCTTAAGTCTGAATCTAGACTGAAGAAATGTTTAGAAGAATGGTCTCCAAATCTAAGTTTTCCTACCATTTTGGTGATCATCTGCTCAG actctgtcaggctggtgaatgggaAGAGTCTGTGTTCAGGCAGACTAGAGGTGAAGTCCAACCAGTCGTGGTCCTCAGTGTGTAAAGATGACTTTGACCTGCAGGATGCTgaggtggtctgtagggagcttggctgtggggctccttcagtcctccagggggcgCTCTATGGAGACGTGGAGGCTCCAGtgtggaccaaagagttccaATGTGGAGGCCatgagtctgctctcctggactgtGACAGCTCAGACTCAGatagaaacacctgctcacctggcaaaGCTGCTGGACTCACCTGttcag AGCTCCATAATGTCCGGCTGGTGGGAGGATCCAGTCGCTGTACTGGTGAACTGGAGATGAAACAACAGGGATACTGGAGACCAGTGGATGACCCAATGTCTGTCTGGAATCTAAAGACAGCAGATGAAATGTGTAGAAAActggactgtggctctgctgtttcaaCAGGGCGGAGAAAGAGTGACTTTGACAAACCTATATGGTGGATTAGATCAACTTGTCTTCAGTCCAAGTCTGCAGTTAGGGAGTGTATATCGACACACTCTGAAACTTCCCGTTTCAACCTGGAGATCAACTGTTCAG AATCCAtcaggctggtgaatgggaAGAGTCTGTGttcaggcagactggaggtgaagtcCAACCAGTCCAACCAGTcgtggtcctcagtgtgtgaagaTGACTTTGACCTGCAGGATGCTgaggtggtctgtagggagcttggctgtggggctcattcagtcctccagggggcgCTCTATGGAGACGTGGAGGCTCCAGtgtggaccaaagagttccagtgtggaggccatgagtctgctctcctggactgtGACAGCTCAGACTCAGatagaaacacctgctcacctggcaaagctgttggactcatCTGCTCAGGTAGAATCTCTATTCTAATGCAAGTTACTTTACTTCTTTTACTAATTACTCTCTTGTCT TGTTCAGAGCCTGATGACGTCCGGTTGGTTGGAGGAACCAGCCACTGTGTCGGTAGACTTGAGATGAAACACAAGGGAGAATGGAGACCAGTGGACTACTTCTTCTATAAGTGGGACCTGATGTCTGCAGCTGTTGTGTGCAAACAGCTGGACTGTGGTTCTGTTCTTTCAACAGGAAGTAGAGATGATTCGGACCCCCTACATGCATGGATGATCAGTTCTTCCTGTGGTCTGTCTGAGTCTTCAATCAGGGAATGTGTATCAATACGGCCTGGTCCTTCCAGTAAGAGTCTGGAggtcacctgctcag ACTCTAtcaggctggtgaatgggaAGAGTCTGTGttcaggcagactggaggtgaagtcTCACCAGTCCAGCCAGTCGTGGTCCTCAGCGTGTGAAGATGACTTTGACCTGCAGGATGCTgaggtggtctgtagggagcttggctgtggggctccttcagtcctccagggggcgCTCTATGGAGACGTGGAGGCTCCAGtgtggaccaaagagttccagtgtggaggccatgagtctgctctcctggactgtGACAGCTCAGACTCAGatagaaacacctgctcacctggcaaagctgttggactcacctgctcag AGCACGATGATATCAGGTTGTTAGGAGGAGCCAGTCGCTGTGATGGTACGCTAGAGATGAAACAACATGGAGAGTGGAGACCAGTGGCTGACCGGGACTTTGAATGGGACCAGATGTTAGCAGCTGCAGTGTGTAATCGACTGGACTGTGGTTCTGCTGTTTCAACAAACATAAGCACCAATTCTTCAGAGAAGCTTGTGTGGTGGATCCAGTCTTCTTGTGTTGAGTCTCATTTGATGCTACGGGAGTGTTTAGAGCTACCTAGTTACAGGAGAAGCTTCAACAGCCTGGAGGTGATCTGCTCAG ATATCCTGACTCAGCCAAACATCTCCTTCGCTACCTTCATTGACGGGGTTTCTGAGGCCAATCAGCAGGGGATTCAGGTGCTCATGGGCTCCAGCTTCACCATCAGCTGCTCCATCCTGCCACAGTACCCAGGAGGCTCCTTCCAGCTTATTCTGACCACCTCAGCTACATCACAGAACCACACCctgccagctgtcaatcactctgccCACTTCCTGTTCTCTGCTGCAGAGCCCGCCCACCGAGGGGAGTACCGCTGTGTTTATCACCTCTATGTTTTCTCCTATAACTTCTCATCTGAGAGCCAGCCGCTCCATCTCACTGTCTCAG
- the LOC119491295 gene encoding coatomer subunit alpha-like, with protein sequence MTHSETSVPPHPARWIRDNVALEAAKALHERSCWERLGGAALLQDVEVCYQRTKNFDKLTFLYLITVNLAKLHKMMIADIRKYMRDHYQAALYL encoded by the exons ATGACCCACTCAGAGACATCAGTACCACCACACCCAGCACGCTGGATCAGAGACAAC GTGGCTCTGGAGGCAGCCAAGGCCCTGCATGAGCGCAGCTGCTGGGAGCGTCTGGGTGGTGCAGCGCTGCTGCAGGACGTTGAAGTGTGCTACCAGAGGACCAAAAACTTTGACAAGCTCACCTTCCTCTACCTCATCACTGTTAACCTGGCCAAGCTGCACAAGATGATGATCG CTGACATCAGGAAGTACATGAGAGATCACTACCAGGCAGCTCTCTACCTGTGA